One window of Papaver somniferum cultivar HN1 chromosome 9, ASM357369v1, whole genome shotgun sequence genomic DNA carries:
- the LOC113312241 gene encoding putative methyltransferase NSUN6, with protein sequence MIQFDRHPSSYSCICVNTLKATSDTVTEKLLTILQETGHGSDANGVKTLNGDTDITSEVDMGKKQGSISREPNNLVSGQTMMNSILAGDAPKSSLQKFPINKCQVPGLDYVLLVNGSGPHDIQYSSALNKPVKEVIVSRKCAEAVLRGAQVFVPGVLACSAHVEKGDTVAVSVAVEQPVDGGWSVGITRGITLEGTQTDPHHLQRRGLYIGQGTAVLSRAGIFRALHGVAVEMTDRFPLYVFCLSPSCSVLCRITMEECKTDKRF encoded by the exons ATGATCCAATTCGATAG GCACCCATCATCCTATTCCTGTATTTGTGTGAATACTCTGAAGGCAACAAGTGATACTGTAACAGAAAAGCTATTGACCATCCTGCAGGAAACAGGGCACGGTAGTGATGCTAATGGTGTTAAAACGCTCAATGGCGACACTGACATCACATCTGAAGTTGATATGGGGAAAAAGCAAGGAAGCATTTCAAGAGAGCCTAATAATCTGGTTTCAGGTCAAACCATGATGAACTCAATATTAGCTGGAGATGCTCCTAAATCAAGTTTGCAAAAGTTTCCTATAAACAAGTGCCAGGTCCCTGGGTTGGACTATGTTCTACTTGTAAATGGATCAGGACCACATGACATTCAGTATAGTTCTGCTCTTAACAAACCTGTGAAAGAGGTAATTGTGAGCCGGAAATGTGCTGAGGCAGTTCTCCGTGGCGCTCAG GTATTTGTTCCGGGTGTATTGGCTTGCAGTGCTCATGTGGAGAAAGGGGACACAGTTGCAGTTTCAGTTGCCGTGGAGCAACCCGTTGATGGTGGATGGAGTGTGGGTATAACCCGTGGTATCACTCTAGAAGGAACACAGACAG ATCCGCATCATCTTCAGAGAAGGGGCCTATATATTGGCCAAGGAACGGCAGTGTTGTCAAGAGCTGGGATTTTCCGTGCTTTACATGGGGTTGCAGTGGAAATGACAGACAGA TTTCCACTTTATGTTTTTTGCTTGAGCCCCTCTTGCTCCGTGCTATGTAGAATCACCATGGAAGAATGTAAAACTGACAAAAGATTCTGA
- the LOC113312242 gene encoding uncharacterized protein LOC113312242 yields the protein MGLKCVTAHRQDALKAVCQSNETVNLSMQHPDETKSVASEITSCRDFLVDDMESVKRKAIDLHLACNKDVSEEMENQRNYQSKADIRKSMRRMRNGPGRNQTIGGMVEKSKGFSPNSFDRVLLDAPCSALGLRPRLFAGEVSLEENLFISLSGYFSILYYK from the exons ATGGGCTTAAAATGCGTAACTGCACATAGGCAGGATGCTCTTAAAGCTGTTTGCCAGAGTAACGAGACAGTCAATTTATCTATGCAACATCCTGATGAAACAAAAAGTGTGGCTTCTGAGATTACAAGTTGTCGTGACTTTCTGGTGGATGATATGGAATCTGTCAAAAGAAAAGCAATAGACCTTCACTTAGCTTGCAACAAAGACG TTAGCGAGGAAAtggaaaatcaaagaaattatCAAAGCAAAGCTGATATCCGGAAAAGTATGCGGAGAATGAGGAATGGACCAGGAAGGAATCAAACCATCGGTGGCATGGTTGaaaaatcaaagggattttcaCCGAACAGTTTTGACCGTGTTCTTCTTGATGCTCCCTGTTCTGCTCTTGGTCTGAGACCTAGACTATTTGCTGGAGAGGTTAGTCTTGAGGAAAACTTATTTATTTCCTTGAGTGGATATTTTAGCATTCTCTACTATAAATAG